In the genome of Firmicutes bacterium HGW-Firmicutes-1, one region contains:
- a CDS encoding ATP/GTP-binding protein has translation MKMTSLKLTNFRGYKDTIEIYFDNLTVFVGENDIGKSTILEALDIFYNEGKGIIKMDKGDVNKQAASVGDTETIISVCFVELPAEIVIDAANPTTLADEYMINEQSQLEIVKRYRNGGGVKIYIKAKHPTNPDCTDLLLKKNTELKAIIRTQGIECENQNINAVMRAAIWGLHLQNLQLQEIEIDVSKEDAKKIWDKLYMYLPVYSLFQSDRKNSDGDNEVQDPLKEAVRKILTDDELRTTLNRVASEVEAKLREVVDRTMEKLREMAPDVANSLNPVIPLAESLKWADVFKSVSISGDEDIPINKRGSGVKRLILLNFFRAEAERRMETSDSTGVIYAIEEPETSQHTNNQRILVEAFKTLGNSANTQVILTSHSATIVKQLDYSNLRMITCDGDRQRRMMEVAPGMLHYPSLNEVNYIAFKEITEEYHDELYSFLEFQQWLSDYKMGRNLLPYIRLNNDGNTRNEQHIVASYIRHQIHHPENHLNPRYTLEQLKQSIDDMRNYIHTRANQEGVLIPHF, from the coding sequence ATGAAAATGACATCTCTAAAACTTACAAACTTCAGAGGATACAAGGACACCATTGAAATCTACTTTGATAACCTTACTGTCTTTGTTGGAGAAAACGATATCGGGAAATCTACTATTCTTGAAGCTTTGGATATTTTCTATAATGAAGGAAAAGGCATCATAAAGATGGATAAGGGTGATGTGAATAAACAAGCAGCTAGTGTGGGTGACACGGAAACAATTATTTCTGTGTGCTTTGTAGAGCTTCCAGCGGAAATTGTTATAGACGCAGCGAATCCAACAACTCTTGCTGATGAATACATGATTAATGAGCAATCTCAACTAGAGATTGTTAAGCGTTACAGAAATGGTGGCGGAGTAAAGATATATATTAAGGCTAAGCATCCTACTAATCCAGATTGTACAGACTTGCTTCTAAAGAAAAATACAGAATTAAAAGCAATAATCCGGACACAAGGTATCGAGTGCGAGAACCAAAATATAAATGCAGTAATGCGCGCTGCAATTTGGGGGCTACATTTACAAAATTTACAATTGCAGGAAATCGAAATAGATGTATCTAAAGAGGATGCAAAAAAAATATGGGACAAGCTTTATATGTATCTACCAGTATATTCTTTGTTTCAGTCAGATAGAAAAAACAGTGATGGAGATAACGAAGTACAAGACCCGTTGAAGGAAGCAGTTCGGAAGATATTAACTGATGATGAGTTGCGGACTACGTTAAACAGGGTTGCTAGTGAGGTCGAAGCAAAACTTAGAGAAGTGGTTGATAGGACAATGGAGAAGTTGAGAGAAATGGCGCCAGATGTTGCAAACAGTTTGAACCCGGTAATTCCATTAGCTGAGAGCCTTAAATGGGCTGACGTATTCAAGAGCGTATCTATCTCTGGTGATGAAGACATTCCGATAAATAAACGCGGTAGCGGTGTGAAACGTTTGATTTTACTTAATTTTTTCAGAGCTGAGGCTGAGAGGCGAATGGAAACAAGTGATAGTACAGGTGTTATTTATGCAATAGAAGAGCCTGAAACATCTCAGCACACTAACAATCAGAGAATATTAGTTGAGGCATTTAAAACACTAGGGAACTCGGCCAATACACAGGTAATTCTTACTTCGCATAGTGCAACGATCGTAAAGCAGTTGGATTATTCGAATCTGCGTATGATTACTTGTGATGGGGATAGACAAAGAAGAATGATGGAGGTTGCTCCTGGAATGCTGCATTATCCTTCACTGAATGAAGTTAACTACATAGCATTCAAAGAAATTACAGAAGAATACCATGATGAGTTATATTCTTTCCTAGAATTTCAACAGTGGCTAAGCGACTATAAAATGGGAAGGAACTTGCTACCATACATCCGATTAAACAATGATGGAAACACTAGAAATGAGCAACACATTGTAGCTTCGTATATTAGGCACCAAATTCATCATCCTGAAAATCATTTAAATCCTAGATACACACTAGAACAGCTAAAACAGTCTATTGATGATATGCGAAACTATATCCACACAAGAGCGAATCAGGAAGGAGTATTGATACCTCATTTTTGA
- a CDS encoding DNA mismatch repair protein MutH, which yields MGTYNENEVQSILCYAQQIEDKTLKESVAEYSDDIGGKGKLGQLIEKHYFGYENNSRQEADFAEVGLELKVCPIRMIVPKANALMLIHRYGYSAKERIIITMINYETLVYEEWNQAIVRKKLNLLLMFYIHNSNINVDQQLFKLVGLWEPCDDDLKIIKKDWTSIQAKVSLGQAHELSEGDTMYLGACTKGVNKMSVRSQPFCDIQAKKRAFSLKRSYVDYIIEELLQKKQSKKVKPVHKPWLDINGSFDDYLMLEIKKNLGFSLEQICQNYNIFRKRLAKNYINLVVSDVLSDIAGENIKKFEPFKKANIEVKCIVLQPNGIPKESMSFEQIQYTEIAAEEWEDSTIREKFENNKHLWIVFKSKNHYEKQSDISLKDLILYKVKFWNMPIEHLEGDYKALWQDTVVKIGNGIYNQFFKSSDNPVGHIRPKAKDSDDLMITPQGTYERKMCFWLNSKYVAKQIEGD from the coding sequence ATGGGAACTTACAATGAGAATGAGGTTCAATCGATATTGTGTTATGCTCAACAAATCGAAGATAAAACATTAAAAGAATCTGTTGCAGAATACAGTGATGATATTGGAGGTAAAGGAAAACTAGGTCAGTTGATTGAAAAGCACTATTTTGGATATGAAAATAATTCAAGGCAAGAAGCAGATTTTGCAGAAGTTGGTTTAGAATTAAAAGTGTGTCCTATTCGTATGATTGTACCAAAAGCAAATGCTCTAATGCTAATTCATAGGTATGGATATTCAGCGAAAGAAAGAATAATTATTACTATGATTAATTATGAAACTTTAGTTTATGAAGAGTGGAATCAAGCTATTGTAAGAAAGAAACTTAATTTGCTTTTGATGTTTTATATTCATAATTCAAACATTAATGTTGATCAGCAATTATTCAAATTAGTAGGATTATGGGAGCCATGTGATGACGATTTGAAGATTATCAAAAAAGATTGGACAAGTATTCAAGCAAAAGTCAGTCTAGGACAAGCTCATGAATTATCTGAAGGGGATACTATGTATTTGGGTGCCTGTACAAAAGGTGTCAATAAGATGTCTGTGAGGTCACAACCGTTTTGCGATATTCAAGCAAAGAAAAGGGCATTTTCTCTTAAACGATCATATGTCGATTATATTATTGAAGAACTGCTTCAAAAGAAACAAAGTAAAAAAGTTAAACCAGTTCATAAACCGTGGTTAGATATAAATGGTTCATTTGATGACTACCTTATGTTAGAGATTAAAAAAAACCTAGGGTTTTCATTAGAACAAATCTGTCAGAATTATAATATTTTTCGCAAAAGGTTAGCTAAAAACTATATTAATTTAGTTGTATCAGATGTTTTAAGTGACATTGCAGGGGAAAATATTAAAAAATTTGAACCATTTAAAAAGGCCAATATTGAGGTGAAATGCATTGTACTACAACCTAATGGAATACCAAAAGAAAGCATGTCATTCGAACAAATTCAATATACCGAAATAGCAGCAGAAGAATGGGAAGATTCAACAATTCGAGAGAAATTTGAAAATAATAAGCATTTATGGATTGTGTTTAAATCAAAAAATCATTATGAAAAACAGAGCGATATATCTTTAAAAGATTTGATTCTATATAAAGTTAAATTTTGGAATATGCCGATTGAACATTTGGAAGGTGATTATAAAGCGTTGTGGCAGGATACAGTTGTGAAAATTGGTAATGGAATTTATAATCAATTTTTTAAAAGTTCTGATAATCCTGTTGGTCACATAAGACCAAAAGCCAAAGATAGTGACGATTTAATGATAACACCACAAGGGACATATGAAAGAAAGATGTGTTTTTGGTTAAATAGTAAGTATGTTGCGAAACAAATCGAAGGCGATTAG
- a CDS encoding DNA (cytosine-5-)-methyltransferase has protein sequence MIDTTVCELFAGVGGFRLGLLKASLNWDTVWANQWEPGKKVQHAYECYCSNFGESNKCENIDICTVDKKSIPDHNLLVGGFPCQDYSVASTGAKGIIGVKGVLWWQIREILEVKQPKFVLLENVDRLLKSPSNQRGRDFGVMLACFNELGYSVEWRVVNAAEYGFAQRRRRVFIFAYKNNTKFFSSLIKNSNLSIINSAGFFAQTFPIKEVLSGVDVDFEYSDIYDVSDKFQFSFCNAGVMRRGKIRTEKVTPIYEESIKMIDIIDSEVDEKYYLGEALEKWKYLKGSKKIERTSKTGHTYTFSEGQIAFPDPLDKPARTMLTSESSINRSTHVIEDPQTKRLRLITPKEAEKIQGFNEDWTNTGMPEKFRYFCMGNALVVGAIERMGKTLNKIFETE, from the coding sequence ATGATAGATACAACCGTATGTGAGTTGTTTGCTGGTGTTGGTGGTTTCAGATTAGGTCTTTTAAAAGCATCACTAAATTGGGATACTGTTTGGGCAAATCAATGGGAACCTGGAAAAAAGGTTCAACATGCTTACGAGTGTTATTGTTCTAATTTTGGCGAAAGTAACAAGTGCGAGAATATAGATATATGTACAGTTGATAAAAAATCAATTCCAGACCATAATTTGTTAGTTGGTGGATTTCCTTGCCAAGATTATTCGGTGGCAAGTACTGGTGCAAAAGGAATAATTGGTGTCAAAGGTGTTTTGTGGTGGCAAATCAGAGAAATACTAGAAGTAAAGCAACCTAAATTTGTTTTGCTTGAAAATGTGGATAGATTATTGAAATCACCATCGAATCAAAGAGGTAGAGACTTTGGCGTAATGCTGGCATGTTTTAATGAATTGGGGTATAGTGTAGAGTGGCGGGTAGTTAATGCAGCAGAATATGGGTTTGCCCAAAGACGACGACGGGTATTTATATTTGCATATAAAAATAATACCAAGTTTTTTTCAAGTCTTATTAAAAATAGTAACTTGAGCATTATCAATTCAGCCGGATTTTTCGCGCAAACATTTCCTATTAAGGAAGTTTTATCTGGAGTAGATGTTGATTTTGAATATAGTGATATTTATGATGTTTCAGATAAATTTCAATTTTCATTTTGCAATGCTGGCGTCATGAGAAGAGGGAAAATTCGCACAGAAAAAGTTACACCAATATATGAAGAATCAATTAAAATGATAGACATAATAGATTCTGAAGTGGATGAAAAATATTATTTAGGAGAAGCATTGGAAAAATGGAAATATCTAAAAGGTTCTAAAAAGATTGAAAGAACGAGTAAGACAGGGCATACATATACATTTTCAGAAGGACAAATTGCCTTTCCTGACCCATTAGATAAGCCAGCTAGAACGATGCTTACAAGTGAATCAAGTATAAATAGGAGTACTCATGTTATCGAAGATCCTCAAACAAAAAGATTAAGATTAATAACACCTAAGGAAGCAGAAAAAATCCAAGGTTTTAATGAAGATTGGACCAATACAGGAATGCCTGAGAAATTTAGATATTTCTGTATGGGAAATGCATTAGTTGTTGGTGCGATTGAACGTATGGGGAAAACATTAAATAAAATATTTGAAACCGAATAA
- a CDS encoding (deoxy)nucleoside triphosphate pyrophosphohydrolase, with product MKHYVVTAAIIIEAGEILCMQRNAGKYDYVSFKFEFPGGKVEPDETVEQALSRELKEEMDITISVNPEQFFISVQHQYPDFYITMHSYLCPIDNRTFTRKEHLAHVWLKPGQLDTLDWAPADLPIVRKLMDEMR from the coding sequence ATGAAGCACTACGTAGTAACAGCAGCCATCATAATTGAAGCTGGAGAAATACTATGCATGCAACGCAACGCGGGAAAATATGACTATGTGTCCTTTAAATTTGAGTTCCCTGGAGGCAAGGTTGAACCAGATGAAACTGTTGAGCAGGCATTATCTAGGGAATTGAAAGAAGAAATGGACATTACCATTTCTGTTAATCCTGAGCAGTTCTTTATTTCCGTACAACATCAGTACCCAGATTTTTATATTACTATGCATAGTTATCTTTGTCCTATCGATAACAGAACTTTTACACGTAAAGAGCACCTCGCTCATGTATGGCTCAAACCAGGTCAACTAGACACCCTTGATTGGGCTCCAGCAGACTTACCTATTGTGAGAAAGCTGATGGATGAAATGAGATGA